In Anomaloglossus baeobatrachus isolate aAnoBae1 chromosome 6, aAnoBae1.hap1, whole genome shotgun sequence, the genomic stretch cacagaggttgtcaggaggagaggatgggactgtgtaatgtcagggtgaatgtgacatagtacaagagcagcacagaggatgtcaggaggagaggatggggctgtgtaatgtcagggtgaatgtggcatagtacaggagcagcacagaggatgtcaggaggagaggatggggctgtgtaatgtcagggtgaatgtgacatagtacaggagcagcacagaggatgtcaggaggagaggatggggctgtgtaatgtcagggtgaatgtgacatagtacaggagcagcacagcagcgcagaggatgtcaggaggagaggatggggctgtgtaatgtcagggtgaatgtgacatagtacaggagcagcacagcagcgcagaggatgtcaggaggagaggatggggctgtgtaatgtcagggtgaatgtgacatagtacaagagcagcacagaggatgtcaggaggagaggatggggctgtgtaatgtcagggtgaatgtgacatagtacaggagcagcacagaggatgtcaggaggagaggatgggactgtgtaatgtcagggtgaatgtgacatagtacaggagcagcacagagggtgtcaggaggagaggatggggctgtgtaatgtcagggtgaatgtgacatagtacaggagcagcacagaggatgtcaggaggagaggatggggctgtgtaatgtcagggtgaatgtgacatagtacaggagcagcacagcagcacagaggatgtcaggaggagaggatggggctgtgtaatgtcagggtgaatgtgacatagtacaggagcagcacagaggatgtcaggaggagaggatggggctgtgtaatgtcagggtgaatgtgacatagtccaggagcagcacagcagcgcagaggatgtcaggaggagaggatgggactgtgtaatgtcagggtgaatgtgacatagtacaggagcagcacagcagcacagaggatgtcaggaggagaggatggggctgtgtaatgtcagggtgaatgtgacatagtacaggagcagcacagcagcgcagaggatgtcaggaggagaggatggggctgtgtaatgtcagggtgaatgtgacatagtacaggagcagcacagcagcgcagaggatgtcaggaggagaggatggggctgtgtaatgtcagggtgaatgtgacctagtacaggagcagcacagcagcgcagaggatgtcaggaggagaggatggggctgtgtaatgtcagggtgaatgtgacatagtacaggagcagcacagaggatgtcaggaggagaggatggggctgtgtaatgtcagggtgaatgtgacatagtacaggagcagcacagcagcacagaggatgtcaggaggagaggatggggctgtgtaatgtCAGGGTGAATGTGACATAGTACAGGAGCATCACAGCAGcgcagaggatgtcaggaggagaggatggggctgtgtaatgtcagggtgaatgtgacatagtacaggagcagcgcagaggatgtcaggaggagaggatggggctgtgtaatgtcagggtgaatgtgacatagtacaggagcagcacagaggatgtcaggaggagaggatggggctgtgtaatgtcagggtgaatgtgacatagtacaggagcagcacagaggatgtcaggaggagaggatggggctgtgtaatgtcagggtgaatgtgacatagtacaggagcagcacagaggatgtcagggggagaggatggggctgtgtaatgtcagggtgaatgtgacatagtacaggagcagcacagcagcacagaggatgtcaggaggagaggatggggctgtgtaatgtCAGGGTGAATGTGACATAGTACATGAGCAGCACAGCAGcgcagaggatgtcaggaggagaggatggggctgtgtaatgtcagggtgaatgtgacatagtacaggagcagcacagaggatgtcaggaggagaggatggggctgtgtaatgtcagggtgaatgtgacatagtacaggagcagcacagcagcgcagaggatgtcaggctcttcctttctctctctctagaTGTGGATGAAGTCACCCGCCAGGTGGAGGAGTTTGAGCTGCGGAAGGCGGATGCGCGGGCGGTGACCGGGGTTTTGGCTTCGCACCCGAACAGCACGGATGTTCACATTATAAATATGTCACTGACGTTCCATGGACAGGAGCTGCTCAGTGACACCACCGTAGAGCTGAACTCCGGCCGCCGATACGGCCTCATCGGCCTCAACGGGACAGGTGAGCGGCATGGCCGGGCCGGTACTGTGCCGTACTGGTGTACTGGTGCTGTGCCGTACTGGTACTGTGCCGTACTGGTGTACTGGTGCTGGGCTGTGCCGGTACTGTGCCGTACTGGTGTACTGGTGCTGGGCTGTGCCGGTACTGCGCTGTACTGGTGCTGGGCTGTGCCGGTACTGTGCCGTACTAGTGTACTGCTGCTGGGCTGTGCTGTACTGGTGCTGGGCTGTGCCAGTACTGTGCCGTACTGGTGTACTGGTGCTGGGCTGTGCCGTACTGGTGCTGGGCTGTGCCGTACTGGTGCTGGGCTGTGCCGTACTGGTGCTGGGCTGTGCCGTACTGGTGCTGGGCTGTGCCGTACTGGTGCTGGGCTGTGCCGTACTGGTGCTGGGCTGTGCCGTACTGGTGCTGGGCTGTGCCGTACTGGTGTACTGGTGCTGGGCTGTGCCGTACTGGTGTACTGGTGCTGGGCTGTGCCGTACTGGTGTACTGGTGCTGGGCTGTGCCGTACTGGTGTACTGGTGCTGGGCTGTGCCGTACTGGTGTACTGGTGCTGGGCTGTGCCGTACTGGTGTACTGGTGCTGGGCTGTGCCGTACTGGTGCTGGGCTGTGCCGTACTGGTGTACTGGTGCTGGGCTGTGCCGTACTGGTGTACTGGTGCTGGGCTGTGCCGGTACTGTGCTGTACTGGTGCTGGGCTGTGCCGGTACTGTGCTGTACTGGTGCTGGGCTGTGCCGGTACTGTGCCGTACTGGTGTACTGGTGCTGGGCTGTGCCGTACTGGTGGACTGGTGCTGGGCTGTGCCGTACTGGTGGACTGGTGCTGGGCTGTGCCGTACTGGTGGACTGGTGCTGGGCTGTGCCGTACTGGTGGACTGGTGCTGGGCTGTGCCGTACTGGTGGACTGGTGCTGGGCTGTGCCGTACTGGTGGACTGGTGCTGGGCTGTGCCGTACTGGTGGACTGGTGCTGGGCTGTGCCGTACTGGTGGACTGGTGCTGGGCTGTGCCGTACTGGTGTACTGGTGCTGGGCTGTGTCGTACTGGTGGACTGGTGCTGGGCTGTGCCGTACTGGTGCTGGGCTGTGCCGGGCCGGTGCTCTCCCTTGAAGACTGCTATTATCACCATGGGAATGCAGGGACCCCCGTATCTCCGGCATCGGGGGGGCTCCATCCATCCTCCACTTGTATTGGTGCCTGATACCAGCGATGGCCCCAGATATCGCTCCCATCGTCTCTGCGTCTTCTAGTCCTTATTTCCGCTGCAATCCTTCTCTCAGGGAAGTCGATGCTTCTGTCTGCGGTGGGGAATCGCGAGGTGCCGATCCCAGAGCACATCGACATCTACCACCTTACCCGAGAGATGCCCCCCAGTGAGAAGAccgcgctgcagtgtgtgatggaggTAGACCAGGAGCGCACCATGCTGGAGAAGGAGGCCGAGCGGCTGGCACATGAGGATGGTGAGATCGCCACTACCTGGCCCCCCATCCCCTGTGCCTGGCTCTCCTCCGTTCCTGTTACCCCATTCCATCTGCCCTGCCCCCTTCGTTCCTCCTCCCCTGTTCGCAATTCCCTGCCCCTCCGTCCCCCGTTCCCTCCCCCCTCCGACCCTCGTCCCCCATTCGTCCTGTCCCCCCCCCCGTCGTTCCCCTCCCACCATTCCCCGCCCCTCCTCCTTCCCCGttccgcccccccccctcccctccccctccgttcccactccctgacctctcctctctcttGGTAGCTGAGTGTGAGAAGCTTCTGGAGCTGTACGAGCGTCTGGAGGAGCTTGATGCGGCCAAGGCTGAGGTGCGGGCATCCCGGATCCTGCACGGGCTCGGCTTCACCCCCGCTATGCAGCGCAAGAAGCTGAAGGACTTCAGTGGAGGTTGGAGGATGCGTGTGGCCCTGGCCAGGTAAGGTCCCACCGTGGGGAGGGGTGGCAACGGTCACACCAAAGCCCCCCGCTGACTATTCTGTCTCCACAGAGCCCTCTTCATCCGCCCCTTTATGTTACTGCTGGATGAGCCGACCAATCACCTGGACCTGGAGGCGTGTGTGTGGCTGGAGGAGGAGCTAAAGTCGTGAGTATCCGCGGTCAGGGTCGGCGGCCTTCGTATTTTCCCCGCTCACATCTGTGCTCTCTGCAGGTTCCGCAGGATCCTCGTCCTTGTGTCGCACTCTCAGGATTTCCTGAACGGCGTCTGCACCAACATCATCCACCTGCACAACCGCAAGCTGAAGTACTACACAGTGAGTGCGCTCCGCTCTGCGAGCTGCGCCCTGCCCGGCGCTCTGCGAGCTGCGCCCTGCCCGGCGCTCTGCGAGCTGCGCCCTGCCCGGCGCTCTGCGAGCTGCGCCCTGCTCTATATGAGCTCCTCCCTCTCATCTGTCTCCATCTTTTCAGGGGAATTACGATCAGTACGTCAAGACGCGGCTGGAGCTGGAGGAAAATCAAATGAAGAGGTTCAATTGGGAGCAGGATCAGATAGCGCACATGAAAGTGAGTGTGAGGGGTAGTCGGCCTGTGCCCGGAGGGGGGTCGAGTCGTCCCAGAAGAAGGCGGAATCTTTGAAGGGAAGGGGAGGGGCCTAGAAGAAGGGGCCTGTGGCCAGGATTGGGGAGGGGCCTGTGGCCAGAATTGGGGAGGGGCCAGGGCCCAGAAGGAGGGGCCTGTGGCCAGAGAGAAGGGGGGGCTTATGCCTGGAATTCATGGATAAGTGGGGGTCTGGGGCAGGGATCCCATGGAACGGATGGGGGGGCTATGTGACCTCCCAGCTGTAAATATTGATCCTTCTTCCCTTGTGCAGAATTACATTGCTCGCTTTGGACACGGCAGCGCTAAGTTGGCTCGTCAGGCGCAGAGTAAAGAGAAGACGCTACAGAAGATGATGTCGTCAGGATTGACGGAACGCGTGGTCACTGACAAGGTAGGATGGAGACCCTTctcacctctgctcccccgccTCTCTCCTCTG encodes the following:
- the ABCF2 gene encoding ATP-binding cassette sub-family F member 2 — encoded protein: MPSDLAKKKAAKKKEAAKARQRPKKDNGDVGLDEVEQEPVNGSTAPDVDEVTRQVEEFELRKADARAVTGVLASHPNSTDVHIINMSLTFHGQELLSDTTVELNSGRRYGLIGLNGTGKSMLLSAVGNREVPIPEHIDIYHLTREMPPSEKTALQCVMEVDQERTMLEKEAERLAHEDAECEKLLELYERLEELDAAKAEVRASRILHGLGFTPAMQRKKLKDFSGGWRMRVALARALFIRPFMLLLDEPTNHLDLEACVWLEEELKSFRRILVLVSHSQDFLNGVCTNIIHLHNRKLKYYTGNYDQYVKTRLELEENQMKRFNWEQDQIAHMKNYIARFGHGSAKLARQAQSKEKTLQKMMSSGLTERVVTDKTLSFYFPSCGKIPPPVIMVQNVSFRYTADGPLIYKNLEFGIDLDTRVALVGPNGAGKSTLLKLLTGELLPSDGMIRKHSHVKIGRYHQHLTEQLELDLSPLEYMMKCYPEIKEKEEMRKIIGRYGLTGKQQVSPIRNLSDGQKCRVCFAWLAWQNPHMLFLDEPTNHLDIETIDALADAINDFEGGMMLVSHDFRLIQQVAQEIWVCEKQAVTKWSGDILSYKQHLKSRLDDDEPQRRGN